The Streptomyces avermitilis MA-4680 = NBRC 14893 genome contains a region encoding:
- the sigJ gene encoding RNA polymerase sigma factor SigJ → MSESDLLAGRFEEHRRHLRAVAYRMLGSLSEADDAVQETWLKLSHADVSEVRNLAGWLTTVVSRVCLNMLRSRASRREEPMDTFVPDPVVSSLERIDPEQEVLLADSVGLALLVVLETLEPAERLAFVLHDMFAVPFDDIAPIVDRSSAATRQLASRARRRVQGSAPAPDPDLGRQKQVLDAFLAASRGGDFEALLSVLDPDVVLRADAGALAGGVAVSKLVRGAAAVAEQALMFRQLAQFSRLVLVNGAVGVVTVLDGQPMGVMGVTVADGRIVDICILSDPDRLARLDLPAG, encoded by the coding sequence ATGAGCGAGAGCGATCTGCTGGCGGGCCGGTTCGAGGAACACCGCAGGCACTTGAGGGCCGTGGCCTACCGGATGCTGGGCTCGCTCAGCGAGGCCGACGACGCGGTGCAGGAGACCTGGCTCAAGCTCAGCCACGCCGATGTGAGCGAGGTCAGGAACCTCGCCGGCTGGCTCACCACCGTCGTCAGCCGGGTCTGTCTCAACATGCTGCGCTCGCGTGCCTCGCGCCGCGAGGAGCCCATGGACACCTTCGTGCCCGACCCCGTGGTCAGCTCCCTGGAGCGCATCGATCCCGAACAGGAGGTGCTCCTCGCGGACTCCGTCGGGCTGGCCCTGCTCGTGGTCCTGGAGACGCTGGAGCCCGCCGAGCGGCTCGCGTTCGTGCTGCACGACATGTTCGCGGTGCCCTTCGACGACATCGCGCCGATCGTGGACCGCAGTTCGGCCGCGACCCGTCAGCTCGCCAGCCGCGCCCGCCGCCGGGTCCAGGGCTCCGCCCCGGCGCCCGATCCCGACCTCGGCCGGCAGAAGCAGGTGCTCGACGCCTTCCTCGCGGCCTCGCGCGGCGGTGACTTCGAGGCGTTGCTGTCCGTCCTCGACCCGGACGTGGTCCTGCGCGCCGACGCGGGGGCCCTCGCCGGGGGTGTCGCGGTGTCCAAGCTCGTCCGGGGCGCGGCGGCGGTGGCCGAGCAGGCGCTCATGTTCCGGCAGCTGGCGCAGTTCTCGCGGCTGGTGCTGGTCAACGGCGCGGTGGGCGTCGTCACCGTGCTCGACGGGCAGCCGATGGGCGTCATGGGCGTCACCGTCGCGGACGGCAGGATCGTCGACATCTGCATCCTGTCCGACCCCGACCGACTGGCCCGCCTCGACCTCCCGGCCGGCTAG
- a CDS encoding alpha/beta fold hydrolase, producing MTVTYRQPGVVLTDHHFTVPLDHDDPAGESIELFAREVVASDKAHQDGLPWLVYLQGGPGFGANRFVGTQAWLGRAVKEFRVLLLDQRGTGHSTPANRQTLPLRGGPREQADYLTHFRADSIVRDCEAIRPRLTGGAPWTVLGQSFGGFCTVHYLSTAPEGLRAALITGGLPSLDAHADDVYRAAYPRIERKVAAHYARYPQDVERARQIAEYVLRHEPVLNGGYRLTVEAFQSLGILLGGGEGSHRLHYLLENAFVRTPQGPALSDAFQEDVQSLLSYAGHPLYALVHEACYAQDDRPTAWSAERVRAEFPRFDAGKTLTEDGPLLFTGESVHPWMFDADPALRPLRETAEELASRTDWQPLYDPARLAANEVPVAAAVYHDDMYVDTEHSLRTARAIRGLRTWVTDEFEHDGVRAGGPRVLDRLLALTRDEV from the coding sequence TTGACCGTCACCTATCGCCAGCCCGGTGTCGTCCTCACCGACCACCACTTCACCGTGCCCCTCGACCACGACGACCCGGCGGGGGAGTCCATCGAGCTGTTCGCCCGCGAGGTCGTCGCGAGCGACAAGGCGCACCAGGACGGACTGCCCTGGCTGGTCTACCTCCAGGGCGGCCCCGGCTTCGGCGCCAACCGCTTCGTCGGCACGCAGGCCTGGCTCGGGCGCGCCGTCAAGGAGTTCCGGGTCCTGCTCCTCGACCAGCGCGGCACGGGGCACTCCACACCGGCGAACCGTCAGACGCTCCCCCTGCGCGGCGGCCCCCGGGAACAGGCCGACTACCTCACGCACTTCCGCGCCGACTCCATCGTCCGCGACTGCGAGGCCATCCGCCCCCGGCTCACCGGCGGCGCCCCCTGGACCGTACTCGGCCAGAGCTTCGGCGGCTTCTGCACGGTGCACTACCTGTCGACGGCGCCCGAAGGACTGCGCGCCGCCCTCATCACCGGCGGACTCCCCTCCCTCGACGCCCACGCGGACGACGTCTACCGGGCCGCGTACCCGCGCATCGAACGCAAGGTCGCCGCGCACTACGCCCGCTACCCGCAGGACGTCGAGCGGGCCCGGCAGATCGCCGAGTACGTGCTCCGGCACGAGCCGGTCCTGAACGGCGGCTACCGGCTCACCGTCGAGGCCTTCCAGTCGCTCGGCATCCTCCTCGGCGGCGGCGAGGGCAGCCACCGCCTGCACTACCTCCTGGAGAACGCCTTCGTCCGCACCCCGCAGGGTCCGGCCCTCTCCGATGCCTTCCAGGAGGACGTCCAGAGCCTCCTCTCCTACGCGGGCCACCCGCTGTACGCACTCGTCCACGAGGCGTGCTACGCCCAGGACGACCGCCCCACCGCCTGGTCCGCCGAGCGCGTGCGCGCCGAGTTCCCCCGGTTCGACGCCGGCAAGACGCTCACCGAGGACGGGCCGCTGCTGTTCACCGGTGAGTCCGTGCACCCCTGGATGTTCGACGCCGACCCCGCCCTGCGTCCGCTGCGCGAGACCGCCGAGGAACTGGCCTCCCGCACGGACTGGCAGCCGCTGTACGACCCCGCCCGCCTCGCGGCCAACGAGGTGCCGGTCGCCGCGGCCGTCTACCACGACGACATGTACGTCGACACCGAGCACTCCCTGCGCACGGCCCGCGCGATCCGGGGCCTGCGCACCTGGGTGACCGACGAGTTCGAGCACGACGGGGTGCGCGCGGGCGGTCCGCGCGTCCTGGACCGGCTGCTCGCCCTGACGCGCGACGAGGTCTGA